One Clostridium sp. CM027 genomic window carries:
- a CDS encoding ABC-F family ATP-binding cassette domain-containing protein yields the protein MIKIDNLSYSFPQKDLYNNISFTLEDGQHCAFIGTNGSGKSTLIDIIMDPEKYMFDGKLEIDLNCRIGYVSQFSQQGEMKEITVFEYIGEKFIKLQNEITSICSEMETSSDIDSLLEKYQQTLDAFDAINGDDFENIINKNLNLANLSKYKDLMISELSGGEFKLIQVIKEMLNSPDLMIMDEPDVFLDFENLNSLKDLINSHIGTMLIITHNRYILNHCFNKILHLENMEIQEFDGNYIEYNFSLLQTKIELQELAATDNEELERNEILIKKLRFLATEYNQSSKGKALNARVKIQERLEKSRIKSPFVDIKQPNISLVTDNEIEETIVLKVNDYSVAFDDMLLENVNFEIKSTDKVALIGSNGAGKTTLLREIFKNNHDSIEINEDVEVAYLSQLQGKTLNESNTILEEFLDAGFKTNQEVRAYISGYGFEEEAINQKIGALSGGEKNMLQLAKVSASKANILLLDEPTSHLDTYSQIALEKAIENYKGAILMISHDFYSIVNCMDFVLIIEDKTIRKMSMRKFRKMIYANHFDKDYLEIEQKKKLVETKIELALKDIDFTLAKVLSQELEELIKLL from the coding sequence ATGATAAAAATTGATAACTTGTCCTACTCATTTCCGCAAAAGGATCTATATAATAATATTTCATTTACATTAGAAGATGGTCAACACTGTGCTTTTATAGGAACAAATGGCAGTGGAAAAAGTACACTGATAGATATAATTATGGATCCAGAAAAATATATGTTCGATGGAAAGCTCGAGATTGACCTAAATTGTAGAATTGGGTATGTAAGTCAATTCTCGCAACAGGGCGAAATGAAAGAAATTACAGTTTTCGAATATATAGGGGAAAAATTTATTAAACTACAAAATGAAATAACATCTATTTGCAGTGAAATGGAAACATCTTCGGATATTGATTCTTTACTAGAAAAGTATCAACAAACTTTAGACGCATTTGATGCAATTAATGGGGATGATTTCGAAAATATCATTAATAAAAACTTAAATCTTGCAAACTTAAGCAAGTATAAAGATCTAATGATATCTGAACTTAGTGGTGGGGAATTCAAGCTTATTCAAGTAATTAAGGAAATGCTAAATAGTCCAGACTTAATGATTATGGATGAACCCGATGTGTTTTTAGACTTTGAAAACCTTAATTCGCTTAAAGATCTAATTAATTCGCACATTGGAACAATGTTAATTATTACGCACAACAGATATATATTGAATCATTGTTTTAATAAAATTCTACACCTTGAAAACATGGAGATCCAAGAGTTTGATGGAAACTATATTGAGTATAACTTCTCATTACTTCAAACTAAAATTGAGTTACAAGAACTAGCTGCTACTGATAATGAAGAACTTGAGAGAAACGAGATCTTAATAAAGAAGTTAAGATTTCTCGCAACTGAGTATAATCAATCTTCTAAAGGGAAAGCTCTAAATGCTAGAGTTAAAATTCAAGAAAGATTAGAAAAAAGTAGAATTAAATCGCCATTTGTAGATATTAAACAACCGAATATCAGTTTAGTTACAGATAATGAAATCGAAGAAACCATTGTTTTAAAAGTTAATGATTACAGTGTTGCCTTTGATGATATGCTTCTAGAAAATGTTAACTTTGAGATTAAATCTACTGATAAAGTAGCTCTTATCGGTTCAAATGGTGCCGGGAAAACGACGTTACTTCGAGAAATATTTAAAAACAATCATGATTCTATTGAGATAAATGAAGATGTTGAAGTGGCTTATTTGTCTCAACTTCAAGGCAAAACACTAAATGAGTCTAATACGATACTTGAAGAGTTCTTAGATGCTGGTTTTAAAACTAATCAAGAGGTTAGAGCATATATTTCTGGTTATGGTTTCGAAGAAGAAGCCATTAATCAAAAGATAGGGGCTTTATCTGGTGGAGAAAAAAATATGCTTCAACTGGCTAAAGTTTCTGCTAGTAAAGCAAACATTTTGCTTCTTGATGAACCGACAAGTCATTTAGACACATATTCACAAATAGCACTGGAAAAAGCCATAGAAAACTATAAAGGTGCGATTCTCATGATTTCCCATGATTTCTATTCTATAGTAAACTGTATGGATTTTGTTTTAATCATAGAAGATAAGACAATTAGAAAAATGAGTATGCGAAAATTTAGAAAGATGATTTATGCTAATCATTTTGACAAAGACTATTTAGAAATTGAACAAAAGAAAAAATTAGTCGAAACAAAAATAGAATTGGCTTTAAAAGATATTGATTTTACGCTTGCAAAAGTTTTATCGCAGGAGTTAGAAGAGCTGATTAAGTTACTCTAA
- a CDS encoding GntR family transcriptional regulator, producing MKILISNISNIPLYQQIKDQLKDIIFKGEMSEGDPLPSIRNFATDLKVSILTIRRVYNELEQEGFITSQVGIGTFISAGNLELLRDSKRRIVEQKMQDLIQTAKTLKISKEELNAMMNILYEGDEQ from the coding sequence ATGAAGATTTTAATTTCAAATATATCCAATATACCCCTATACCAACAAATAAAAGACCAACTAAAAGATATTATTTTTAAAGGTGAGATGTCTGAGGGTGATCCACTTCCATCTATCAGAAATTTTGCCACTGATTTGAAAGTAAGCATTCTTACTATTCGTCGTGTCTACAATGAATTAGAGCAAGAGGGATTTATTACAAGTCAGGTGGGCATTGGCACTTTTATTTCTGCTGGTAATTTAGAGCTGCTTCGTGACTCTAAACGGCGTATTGTTGAACAAAAAATGCAGGACTTAATTCAAACAGCAAAGACGTTAAAAATTTCTAAAGAGGAATTAAATGCAATGATGAATATTTTATATGAGGGGGATGAACAATGA
- a CDS encoding ABC transporter ATP-binding protein yields MNNVLEVSGLNKSYNKFALSDVSFSLQEDCITGFIGINGAGKTTTIQTILGLVMRSAGTIKFFGKDMDKHGHELKNRIGVVLDDGCFYDELTMKEMKSIIAPSYSSWNEQDYKTYMERFSLNPRQKISTLSKGMRMKFALTLALSHEADLLIMDEPTSGLDPLIRSQFMNILTDYMKQGGKSVFFSTHITSDLDKVADMIILINNGKILFEEEKDTLIDTHRLVKGDSKDLTIETRKLFLNIQETGFGFTGITNKLSQVQKSIKDILVERPTIEDIMLGYVEGGGK; encoded by the coding sequence ATGAACAATGTATTAGAAGTATCAGGATTAAATAAATCTTATAATAAATTTGCCCTTTCCGATGTTAGTTTTTCTTTACAGGAAGATTGTATTACAGGTTTTATAGGTATTAACGGGGCTGGTAAAACAACCACTATACAGACCATTCTTGGTCTTGTAATGAGAAGTGCCGGTACTATCAAATTCTTTGGAAAGGATATGGATAAACATGGGCATGAGTTGAAAAACCGTATTGGCGTTGTGCTGGATGATGGCTGCTTTTATGATGAATTGACAATGAAAGAAATGAAAAGCATTATTGCACCGTCGTATTCAAGTTGGAATGAGCAGGATTACAAAACCTATATGGAACGTTTTTCACTCAATCCACGCCAAAAGATTTCAACACTTTCAAAAGGTATGCGTATGAAGTTCGCATTAACTTTGGCACTTTCCCATGAGGCAGACTTACTTATTATGGATGAGCCTACAAGTGGACTTGACCCCTTAATTCGAAGCCAATTCATGAATATCTTGACAGATTATATGAAACAAGGTGGCAAGAGCGTTTTCTTTTCAACTCACATAACTTCAGATCTTGATAAAGTTGCAGATATGATAATTCTTATTAACAATGGCAAGATTTTATTCGAGGAAGAAAAGGATACATTGATTGATACCCATCGATTAGTAAAAGGTGATAGCAAGGATTTGACTATTGAAACCAGAAAATTGTTCTTAAATATTCAAGAAACAGGATTTGGATTTACTGGTATCACCAATAAATTATCTCAAGTTCAAAAAAGCATAAAAGACATTTTGGTTGAAAGACCTACCATAGAAGATATTATGCTGGGCTATGTCGAAGGAGGGGGAAAATAA
- a CDS encoding ABC-2 transporter permease encodes MLVHLVKKDILLIKKYLLLLVTFPFAIPLFMMIQPSQFWGLSAFLLSVIFSVFMLYQYVLMAEMKYPKAEALLCSTPYSRSSLVKARYAFLLLIFAYCCVAYNVLALLFVKIEYLTPYNYLIALLISVILFSVYTPVQYKFGFEKTKYFFMILIMGTPFLLTVLIKANIKLDFTVLSAMPILVQYLMPIVAIIAILFISMNISINIYSKKELL; translated from the coding sequence ATGCTGGTACATCTTGTTAAAAAAGATATCTTACTTATAAAAAAATATTTGCTGCTTTTAGTTACTTTTCCATTTGCTATACCTCTTTTTATGATGATACAACCATCCCAATTTTGGGGGCTTAGTGCTTTTTTGTTATCGGTGATTTTTTCGGTGTTTATGTTGTATCAATATGTTTTGATGGCCGAAATGAAATACCCTAAAGCTGAAGCTCTGCTGTGTTCTACGCCATACTCCCGTAGTAGTCTTGTAAAAGCAAGATATGCTTTTCTCCTATTGATCTTTGCTTATTGCTGTGTGGCATATAACGTATTAGCACTGCTATTTGTCAAAATTGAATATCTTACTCCGTACAACTATCTTATTGCACTGCTGATTTCAGTAATCCTATTTAGCGTATACACACCTGTACAATATAAATTTGGCTTTGAAAAAACAAAGTATTTCTTCATGATATTGATCATGGGAACTCCATTTTTATTGACTGTATTAATAAAAGCCAATATTAAACTCGATTTTACGGTATTGTCTGCAATGCCTATATTGGTCCAGTACTTAATGCCGATTGTGGCTATAATTGCTATCCTCTTTATTTCTATGAATATATCTATAAACATTTACTCAAAGAAAGAATTGCTATAA
- a CDS encoding VOC family protein codes for MKLNKIHHIAIICTNYERSKEFYVNVLDLKIIKETYRKDRESYKLDLGVGENYQIELFSFPQSPKRASYPEARGLRHLAFEVDNIDEAIKELADKNVIAEHIRIDEITGKKFTFFSDPDDLPIELYEK; via the coding sequence ATGAAGTTAAATAAGATTCATCATATAGCTATTATTTGCACAAATTATGAAAGATCTAAAGAATTTTACGTTAATGTTTTAGATTTGAAAATCATTAAAGAAACATACAGAAAAGATAGAGAATCATATAAGCTCGACTTAGGTGTTGGAGAGAATTATCAAATAGAATTATTTTCTTTTCCGCAATCACCTAAAAGGGCGAGTTATCCTGAAGCAAGAGGACTAAGGCATCTTGCTTTTGAGGTAGATAACATTGATGAGGCGATAAAAGAACTGGCTGATAAGAATGTAATTGCTGAGCATATTAGAATTGATGAGATTACGGGGAAAAAATTTACTTTTTTTAGTGATCCAGATGATTTACCTATAGAATTATATGAAAAATAG
- a CDS encoding cell wall hydrolase: MNKKIISAVMALGVIISVSSTSVYADSASDKAKIRQVQTQRNDLESKVEIMNNKRETIMSNIDSNESSIAITQKNIKQTKINIEKAEADIKAEQIIFNKRMRVMYMNGSSSYLNIMLNSNGMDDFISRVENIKRVVTFDQKVMNNMKTKEAAINLKKVALDSENTKLLSLRVENKKNLAILTEQKSDQDVLALKLNALENQYGAQLVIDQANEARQATEEKQALIDSRKANNKRNESPKQVVKTPEIASYTSVQTKPIAIKNDSSDLDLLSRLITAEAGGASYKAQVAVGAVVLNRVKSSSFPNSISAVINEKTNGFYQFTPILNGNINRPAQASAVKAANEALSGNDPTNNALFFYSGSAPKGLTLPQPVSLRIDDLTFIKMLKD, translated from the coding sequence TTGAACAAAAAAATAATTTCAGCCGTAATGGCACTTGGTGTAATTATAAGCGTTAGTTCTACTAGCGTATATGCAGATTCTGCATCAGATAAGGCAAAAATTCGTCAGGTTCAAACTCAAAGAAACGACCTTGAAAGCAAAGTTGAGATTATGAACAATAAGCGTGAAACAATTATGTCTAATATCGATAGTAATGAAAGCAGTATAGCTATAACACAAAAGAATATTAAGCAAACAAAAATAAATATTGAAAAAGCAGAGGCTGATATCAAAGCAGAACAGATTATTTTTAATAAAAGAATGAGAGTAATGTATATGAATGGGTCATCAAGCTATCTAAACATTATGCTAAACTCAAATGGTATGGATGATTTTATATCCAGAGTAGAAAATATTAAAAGGGTAGTAACATTTGATCAAAAGGTTATGAATAATATGAAAACAAAAGAAGCAGCAATTAATTTAAAGAAGGTAGCGCTAGATTCAGAGAATACAAAGTTGCTATCTTTAAGAGTTGAGAATAAAAAGAATTTAGCGATTTTAACAGAACAAAAATCAGACCAAGATGTATTAGCATTAAAATTGAATGCCCTAGAAAATCAATATGGCGCACAACTTGTAATAGATCAAGCTAATGAAGCAAGACAAGCAACAGAAGAAAAACAAGCATTAATTGATTCAAGAAAAGCTAATAACAAACGGAATGAATCTCCTAAACAAGTTGTAAAAACTCCAGAAATAGCTAGTTATACTTCAGTGCAAACTAAACCTATAGCAATCAAAAATGACTCAAGTGATTTGGACTTGCTATCAAGATTAATAACTGCCGAAGCAGGAGGAGCATCTTATAAAGCTCAAGTTGCTGTAGGCGCTGTAGTTTTAAACAGAGTTAAGAGCAGCAGTTTTCCAAATTCAATCAGTGCTGTTATTAATGAAAAAACAAATGGTTTTTATCAATTTACTCCAATACTAAATGGTAACATTAACAGACCTGCACAGGCAAGTGCTGTTAAGGCTGCAAATGAAGCACTCAGTGGAAATGATCCAACAAATAATGCACTGTTTTTTTATAGTGGTAGTGCACCTAAGGGCTTGACTTTACCACAACCAGTTTCATTAAGAATAGACGATTTAACATTTATTAAAATGCTAAAAGACTGA
- a CDS encoding TDT family transporter, which produces MKSLIEKTPVPIAGLMLALAATGNLLLSYGDIYRNIFGVVASLILVLLIFKIFFDTKSVVESFKNPVVASVMITFTMGLMILATYIVPYAHSISFGVWSFGLLLHCFLLICFTAKFIFNFDIKKVFPSYFVVYVGIVVASMTAPTYNLISLGKGIFWFGLISYLLLLPIVIYRTFFIKGIQEPALPTISIFAAPASLCLAGYLACFTVKNNFILGFLGGLAFIMFLVVILYLPKLLKTKFYPSYSAFTFPMVISAVAMKQLNGYLVNIKEPIYMLKYLVKFQEVLAVLIVIYVLARYFKFLFLEDKISKNSKIDEAI; this is translated from the coding sequence ATGAAAAGCCTGATAGAAAAAACTCCTGTACCAATTGCAGGGTTAATGTTAGCTTTAGCAGCAACTGGTAATCTATTATTATCTTATGGTGATATATACAGGAACATCTTTGGAGTTGTAGCTTCATTAATATTAGTACTCCTTATATTTAAGATATTTTTTGATACAAAAAGTGTAGTAGAGTCTTTTAAAAACCCAGTTGTTGCCAGCGTAATGATTACTTTTACTATGGGTTTAATGATTTTGGCAACTTACATAGTTCCGTATGCTCATTCAATATCCTTTGGTGTGTGGTCTTTTGGTTTATTACTGCATTGTTTTTTACTAATTTGTTTTACTGCAAAATTTATTTTTAACTTTGATATAAAAAAAGTTTTTCCAAGCTATTTTGTAGTTTATGTTGGTATTGTGGTAGCAAGTATGACTGCACCTACCTATAATTTAATTAGTCTTGGAAAAGGTATTTTCTGGTTTGGCCTTATATCATATTTATTATTGTTGCCTATTGTGATTTATAGGACATTCTTTATTAAGGGAATTCAAGAGCCGGCACTACCAACTATTTCAATATTCGCGGCTCCAGCTAGCTTATGTTTAGCTGGATATTTAGCATGTTTTACAGTGAAAAATAATTTTATATTAGGCTTTTTAGGAGGTCTAGCATTTATAATGTTCTTAGTGGTGATTTTGTATTTACCAAAGCTACTTAAAACTAAATTTTACCCAAGTTATTCTGCTTTTACTTTTCCAATGGTGATAAGCGCAGTTGCTATGAAGCAACTTAATGGGTATCTAGTTAATATTAAAGAACCAATATATATGTTAAAATATTTGGTTAAATTTCAAGAAGTACTAGCTGTTTTAATCGTTATTTATGTTTTAGCAAGATACTTTAAATTTCTTTTTCTTGAGGATAAAATCTCCAAAAATTCTAAAATAGACGAAGCGATCTAA
- a CDS encoding C-GCAxxG-C-C family (seleno)protein, translating into MRNEVSIKKIRREAEESFRKGDFFCSEAIVSSIKNNFEIPMPDEMIAMSSGFPLGIGKSKCVCGAVSGGVMCIGYFFGRTTAGDPKVQNALKFANELQESFKNNHKVLCCKVLTHGMDMTSGEHQAQCISFTGEIAEKAAQIIVRELGLVNIDE; encoded by the coding sequence ATGAGAAATGAAGTTAGTATTAAAAAAATAAGAAGAGAAGCAGAAGAGTCATTCAGAAAAGGTGATTTTTTTTGTTCCGAAGCTATTGTTAGCTCAATAAAAAACAATTTTGAAATTCCAATGCCAGATGAGATGATTGCAATGTCTTCAGGATTTCCTCTTGGAATAGGAAAATCAAAATGTGTTTGCGGTGCTGTATCAGGCGGAGTAATGTGCATAGGTTATTTCTTTGGGAGAACAACAGCTGGAGATCCTAAGGTGCAAAATGCTCTTAAGTTTGCTAATGAATTACAAGAGAGCTTTAAAAATAACCATAAGGTGTTATGTTGTAAAGTCCTTACTCACGGAATGGACATGACTTCTGGAGAACATCAAGCACAATGCATTTCCTTTACTGGGGAAATAGCTGAAAAAGCTGCGCAAATTATAGTTAGAGAGCTCGGCCTTGTAAATATTGATGAATAA
- a CDS encoding phosphoglucomutase/phosphomannomutase family protein: protein MIKFGTGGWRAFIGEDFTKKNVQLLSQALANLMKNEKCEGSGFVIGYDNRFLSDKSAKWVSEVMAGNGIKVFLVGKSAPTPLIMFTVNSLDAYYGAAVTASHNPADYNGLKIFTRGGRDAKEDVTRSLEEIINNITIDDVKLVIFDKGIADGLIEIIDPFNEFIDSIISMIDIESIRNSKLKVALDPMFGVSKTCLQTILLTARCEVEIINNRHDTLFGGRLPSPSTHTLHRLKDLVVEKGYDIGIGTDGDADRLGIIDEKGNFIHPNDILSVLYYYLLKYKGWKGGAVRNLATTHLLDKIAASFGEECYEVPVGFKNISSKMEEKNALIGGESSGGLTIRGHIKGKDGIFAASLLIELLSVTGKSLSELLEEIHKQYGYFYMTESDYKFSIEDKEQIRTKLFVNKLIPNFGYKVEKTNYEDGLKVYFRNGGWIIARFSGTEPLLRVFSEMENEAMANEISNIMREFLNL from the coding sequence ATGATTAAATTTGGTACTGGTGGATGGAGAGCTTTTATAGGCGAAGATTTTACAAAAAAAAATGTACAACTTCTTTCTCAAGCTCTTGCAAACCTTATGAAAAATGAAAAATGTGAGGGCAGTGGTTTTGTAATAGGTTATGATAATAGATTTTTATCTGACAAATCAGCAAAATGGGTTTCAGAAGTAATGGCTGGAAATGGAATAAAGGTTTTTTTAGTAGGAAAATCTGCACCTACCCCTCTAATAATGTTCACTGTGAATTCTTTAGATGCATACTATGGTGCAGCTGTAACAGCAAGCCATAACCCAGCTGATTACAATGGACTCAAAATATTCACCAGGGGTGGAAGAGATGCTAAAGAAGACGTTACAAGAAGTCTTGAAGAAATTATAAACAATATTACTATAGATGATGTTAAGCTTGTTATCTTTGATAAAGGAATAGCAGATGGTTTAATTGAAATTATAGATCCGTTTAATGAATTTATAGATTCAATTATCAGCATGATAGATATAGAGTCTATAAGGAATAGCAAACTAAAGGTAGCTCTTGACCCAATGTTTGGAGTTTCAAAGACTTGCCTTCAAACTATACTTTTAACTGCAAGATGTGAGGTTGAAATAATAAATAATAGACACGATACCTTATTTGGTGGAAGATTACCTTCCCCAAGCACACACACACTACATCGTTTAAAGGATTTAGTAGTTGAAAAAGGATATGATATCGGGATAGGGACAGATGGGGATGCTGATAGACTTGGAATCATAGATGAAAAAGGTAACTTTATTCATCCAAACGATATTCTTTCTGTGTTATATTACTATTTATTAAAGTACAAGGGATGGAAAGGTGGAGCTGTAAGAAACCTTGCAACCACTCACCTCCTAGATAAAATAGCAGCGAGCTTTGGTGAGGAATGCTACGAGGTTCCAGTTGGTTTCAAGAACATAAGCTCAAAAATGGAAGAAAAGAATGCATTAATCGGAGGAGAAAGCAGTGGTGGATTAACTATTCGTGGGCATATTAAGGGAAAAGACGGAATATTTGCTGCTAGCCTTCTAATCGAATTGCTTAGTGTAACAGGAAAAAGCTTATCGGAATTACTTGAAGAAATTCATAAGCAATATGGATACTTCTACATGACTGAATCTGATTATAAATTCAGCATAGAAGACAAGGAACAGATTAGGACAAAACTTTTCGTAAATAAGTTAATCCCAAATTTTGGTTATAAAGTAGAAAAAACAAACTACGAAGATGGCTTAAAGGTATATTTTAGAAATGGTGGCTGGATTATAGCAAGATTCTCTGGCACAGAACCGCTTTTAAGAGTATTTTCTGAAATGGAAAATGAAGCTATGGCCAATGAAATAAGTAATATTATGAGAGAATTCTTAAACTTATAA
- a CDS encoding GH36-type glycosyl hydrolase domain-containing protein, producing the protein MKYGYFDNVNREYVIERPDVPVSWTNYLGVKDMCAVISQNAGGYLFYKKPQYNRITRFRPNGVPLDRPGHYVYLRDDESSDYWTISWQPVGKDLKKANYKCRHGLSYSKFSCEYSDIIAEQILFIPVNDDVELWDVKIKNNGTTPRKLSVFSYVEFSFQNIDMDNENFQMSLYASGSSCEDGVIENDLFYDNGETGYQYIASSFKPESYDCLRDKFLGNYHTEDNPIAVEKGICSGSSELGGNHCGALHKKVILAPGEETRLIFMVGVGARAKGMKMKAKYSNVATVDKAFDELNEYWERKLSAFQIKTPNEGMNTMINTWNLYQAETNVVFSRFASFIEVGGRTGLGYRDTAQDVMCVPHTNPKKCKQRIIELLRAQSSIGYGLHLFQPEWFDPEVAKISPSKSPTVVPTPNMSDVVHGLKDACSDDALWLIAAICEYVQETGEAQLFDTMVTFADGGEATVYDHMKKILDFSRSQVGATGICKGLRADWNDCLNLVGGESALVSFLHFWALNNFVECANFLGRTEDVSVYSAIASKVKKICENELWDGEWYIRGITSDGEKIGTQKDEEGKVHLESNTWAVISGVAGPERSKACMDAVDKYLYSDFGLHLTSPSYTKPNDGIGFVTRVYKGVKENGAIFSHPNPWAWVAECMIGRGESAMKFYDALLPYNQNDMIETREAEPYSYCQFVMGKDHTAHGRARHPWLTGSAGWAYYAATHYMLGVRLNFDGMIIDPCIPGDWTEFEVTRLWRGATYNITIKNPNGVQRGIKEIILNGTAVEGAIKPQKAGSQNIIVAIMG; encoded by the coding sequence ATGAAATATGGATATTTTGATAATGTAAACAGGGAATATGTTATTGAACGCCCTGATGTACCAGTATCTTGGACGAACTATCTTGGGGTAAAGGATATGTGTGCTGTAATTTCTCAAAATGCAGGTGGGTACCTATTCTATAAAAAGCCACAGTACAATAGAATAACTCGTTTTAGACCAAACGGCGTACCACTAGATAGACCTGGCCACTATGTTTACCTTCGTGATGATGAATCTAGCGACTATTGGACAATTTCTTGGCAGCCAGTTGGCAAAGACCTTAAAAAGGCAAATTATAAATGCCGTCATGGGCTATCTTATTCCAAATTTTCCTGCGAATATAGCGATATAATTGCAGAACAGATTTTGTTTATTCCAGTAAACGATGATGTAGAATTATGGGATGTAAAGATAAAGAACAATGGAACAACTCCACGTAAATTAAGTGTGTTTTCTTATGTAGAGTTCTCATTCCAAAATATTGATATGGATAATGAAAACTTCCAGATGAGCTTATACGCATCAGGTTCTAGTTGTGAAGATGGAGTTATAGAAAATGATCTTTTTTATGATAATGGTGAGACAGGTTATCAATACATAGCATCGAGTTTTAAACCAGAGAGCTATGATTGTTTAAGAGATAAATTCTTAGGAAACTACCACACTGAAGATAATCCAATAGCTGTAGAAAAGGGAATTTGTAGTGGGAGCTCAGAACTCGGTGGAAATCACTGTGGTGCTTTACATAAAAAAGTAATCTTAGCTCCAGGAGAAGAAACTAGACTTATATTTATGGTTGGTGTTGGTGCAAGGGCTAAAGGCATGAAAATGAAGGCTAAATATTCAAATGTTGCTACTGTAGATAAAGCATTTGATGAACTTAACGAATACTGGGAAAGGAAATTATCGGCATTCCAGATTAAGACACCAAATGAAGGCATGAATACCATGATAAATACATGGAACCTTTATCAAGCAGAAACGAACGTTGTGTTCTCAAGATTTGCTTCATTTATAGAAGTAGGTGGAAGAACAGGACTTGGATATAGAGATACTGCCCAAGATGTTATGTGTGTTCCTCATACAAATCCTAAAAAGTGCAAACAACGTATAATTGAACTTCTTCGTGCACAGTCGAGCATAGGTTACGGATTACATTTATTCCAACCAGAATGGTTTGATCCAGAGGTTGCTAAAATCTCACCTTCAAAATCACCAACAGTTGTACCAACTCCAAACATGTCAGATGTAGTACATGGATTAAAGGATGCATGCTCAGATGACGCATTATGGCTGATTGCAGCAATATGTGAATATGTACAAGAGACTGGTGAAGCCCAGTTGTTTGATACGATGGTTACTTTTGCTGATGGAGGAGAAGCCACGGTATATGATCACATGAAGAAAATACTTGATTTCTCAAGGTCGCAGGTTGGAGCTACAGGGATATGTAAAGGTCTTAGAGCAGACTGGAATGACTGCTTAAACCTTGTAGGAGGGGAAAGTGCTCTAGTATCTTTCCTGCATTTTTGGGCACTAAACAACTTTGTTGAATGTGCTAACTTCTTAGGTAGAACAGAAGATGTATCGGTATATAGTGCAATAGCGAGTAAAGTTAAAAAAATATGTGAAAATGAGCTTTGGGACGGGGAATGGTATATTCGTGGAATTACATCGGATGGAGAAAAAATAGGAACTCAAAAAGATGAAGAAGGAAAGGTTCACCTTGAGTCAAACACTTGGGCTGTTATTTCTGGTGTAGCGGGCCCAGAAAGGTCTAAGGCTTGTATGGATGCGGTAGATAAATATTTATATTCAGACTTTGGTCTACACTTAACATCACCATCCTATACCAAACCAAATGATGGAATAGGTTTCGTAACTCGTGTATACAAGGGAGTTAAGGAAAATGGAGCTATCTTCAGTCATCCTAATCCTTGGGCTTGGGTTGCTGAATGTATGATTGGACGTGGTGAGAGTGCTATGAAGTTCTACGACGCATTATTACCTTATAATCAAAATGATATGATAGAGACTCGTGAAGCCGAACCATACTCATACTGTCAATTCGTGATGGGAAAAGATCATACAGCTCACGGTAGAGCAAGGCACCCATGGCTTACAGGAAGTGCTGGTTGGGCATACTATGCAGCAACTCACTACATGCTAGGAGTTCGTCTTAACTTTGATGGCATGATTATAGATCCATGTATACCAGGAGATTGGACAGAATTCGAAGTTACTCGTCTATGGCGTGGAGCAACTTATAATATAACCATAAAAAATCCAAATGGAGTACAGAGGGGTATTAAAGAAATAATTTTAAATGGAACGGCAGTGGAAGGTGCTATTAAGCCACAAAAAGCTGGTTCACAAAATATTATAGTTGCTATAATGGGCTAA